In Plasmodium vivax chromosome 10, whole genome shotgun sequence, the sequence TTCCACCCACATGTCGCTTTCCTCTCCTTATTGGATGTGCTCCCCCATTGGGGGCAAACCTGTATAGAGATATTCCCCTCCGAATGAGGCACACAATTGCTTCATCACCTccgttttgctccccccgtaagattcccccatttgtggtATTTCCCCCTGATAGATGAGCTCAGGAGAAAGGAGGTAAGCGCCTCGAAAAAAGGGtcactttgtttttccattgAAAAAGTTGCCAGCCGTTGCGAAGGGTTGGCACGCACGCCGGCCGTCGCGGTGGCATTCCTCCCCGGTGTGCTAACGAAAGGGAAATAACCGTAATGTGCGGAAACAAAGCGCGCCTGCAAAGATGTGAATgacccaaagggggaggggaaaaataaaaaaatgccgaGCGATCGAGTGAATGGGTGCTCATGTGAATCCCCCCTCCCCGCTACTCAACCCGGTGTGTGACGGTCCAAAAgatttcccaatttttgccCTTACGTTTTTCCCCTCGTGTGCTCGCAACGCTGCTTCATCTGCCCTTCCTTCGTAGAACAAAGCCATGAGGCGATTCAGGCACGACTTGGTAGGGAAAGGAGAGTTCAGCGCGAGGGTTCTCGGCTGCGTCGCGGTGTTGCCCCGTTGCGGTGTGCACTTCTTCGCGACAtacacttcttccccctttacCAGAACGAAAAGAAGGAGCGAACCGCAAACTTGCTGACCAGCCTTTTGAAGAACTCCCTTCACTTTTTCGACGCCGAGCATGAGCACAGCTGAGACGGAGAGGTGAGCACTccgcgggggagaaaatgaaaGCTCATTGGCAAGTAGTCATGCCACGTAGcctttagttttttttttgtttttttttctttttttttgagaacgATTACGACCATTTGAATAGTTAGTTCCCGCTTGGCCACATTTAAGTGCCCCTTCCGCGTGATTAGTGTGCGTAGAGGGCATCCTAATTCATGGGTGCCATCCCAAGCGGCGTGCACAGCGGGGTGGGCCTGGCGGCCTACAGGCAGGCGCGGCGGGGCTTCGCCAGGAGGGTGGCAGCGGGGCTGAAGCCGTCGTCCCTCAGAGTGCGAAGTGACAAGTCGAATTTCAACGACATAATAAGTAGGTACTTCCCGAATGCGAAGCTGCGAAGGGGTCCAAGCAGGCGTAGCGACGGCCCAAGCAACCACAGCGCAGGGGAGAAGTACTTCTTGtccgcaaaaatgaaaagaaaggcGGGCTTAAGCGGCGGTAATAAGGGTGTCGACTTCGCTGCGGTGGAAGCGGGAGGGGGGGCCTCCCTCCCGGTGAGCGGCCTCACAGATTGTAAGGCAACCCCGGCGTCTGAAGATGCAGCCACGGACGCAGACATAGCCACCGCCGCAGCCACCGCCGCAGCCACCGCGGGAAGGACAGAGCCGATGGAAATTTCGAAGGAGGACCACCAAATacaaaagtacaaaaataagCTGCACAAGAGAATCTGGATTTGCCTTAAGCGGAACAACGAAAAGGAATTTGAGAGACTGCACAGCGAGCTGAGCAGGTACCACCTAAAGGATGAAGTGTCCTACTCGATTTTGCTGCATGGGAGGCTCATCatttccaaagggggggagataaAGGAGTGCTTCAAACTGCTCGACGAAATGAAGCAAAACAAGGTGCACCACTCATTAGTACGCTTAAACGAACGGCTGCTGTGCAGCTACTACGAATTGACAAAGTTAAATGCGAAGCCGAGCAACAAGCAGTGGGTCAAAATATTGAGGACCGTTTGGTTCACCTCTGCTTTGATTAAGGCGAGGAGGCAGAAGTTCGTTCTGCGGAATTTGTCCCAAATTGGGAAGATGAAAGGGGATGGCAACTCTGCTTTGCTCAGCAACTTTAACAAGGTGTTTAATATCCACAGTTTGAAGTCGCTGTACGTGGGGGGCGGGGACCCcctcctcggggggggggcccgatagcacggaaaaaaaagggaaaaaaagagggggaaaaaagggaaaaattgtGGAAAGAGTGAAAGACGCTGGGGAAGAAAGAGACCGCCTCTAACTTGGTGACCCCCCAGCTGGGGCCACCACACAAGACACTCTCTACGTGATAGCCTCCCTCCCCACAGGTCAACTCCTATACTGAAGGAGCACATTGTAAATATCATCAAACACTGTGTAAAGCTTCTGCACCGACTTGCACCCCGTGATGATAATCTTGCCGGAGACGAAAATCAAAATGACCGATTTCAGCTTGGACGTTGGCTTATACCTGTAGACGAGCCCAGCAAACAGCTCCGGCTCGTAATTGCAGTACTCCTTGTGGTCATGCGCCAGCATCTCCAATCGTACAGGCATATTACAATCAGCACTAGCGATGATATTTTCTATGTTAAATCCTTCCAGTTTTACACTCTCATTTGTTACAagcttaattatttttccaatttttttgcagccATAAATCGCATCCGCTTTGGTCTTCGTGCCAGTTAACATAATcctcccatttttaaaaatgagagcGGTGCACTTGGGCTTATTCAGCCTCACAATCAACGTGTTAATTTTGCTTGGGTTGTATTCTGCATTTCGTATTGATATGGCTACTAGACGAAGGTCTATATCTACGCAGAGATTGGCTGAGGCTATTATGTTGTGTATTTTCACGCGAATGTTTTGATGCACCAGTGTATTCTTGGCCTGCTTGGCAGATGACACTTCGTCTGCGTCTGATTGCGTTCCATTTGAATTTCCTCCCTCGTGGTACTTTTGCATAATTTCGTTTTCTTGCAAAAATTGCTTCATGCTTTTCTCGCTGGCGTCGTCATCCCGCAGGAGCGCGCTCGGGTCCCCAATGTCGCAACTGGCGAAGTcgtcc encodes:
- a CDS encoding hypothetical protein, conserved (encoded by transcript PVX_097870A), which codes for MGAIPSGVHSGVGLAAYRQARRGFARRVAAGLKPSSLRVRSDKSNFNDIISRYFPNAKLRRGPSRRSDGPSNHSAGEKYFLSAKMKRKAGLSGGNKGVDFAAVEAGGGASLPVSGLTDCKATPASEDAATDADIATAAATAAATAGRTEPMEISKEDHQIQKYKNKLHKRIWICLKRNNEKEFERLHSELSRYHLKDEVSYSILLHGRLIISKGGEIKECFKLLDEMKQNKVHHSLVRLNERLLCSYYELTKLNAKPSNKQWVKILRTVWFTSALIKARRQKFVLRNLSQIGKMKGDGNSALLSNFNKVFNIHSLKSLYVGGGDPLLGGGAR
- a CDS encoding transcription initiation factor TFiid, TATA-binding protein, putative (encoded by transcript PVX_097865A), giving the protein MDDFASCDIGDPSALLRDDDASEKSMKQFLQENEIMQKYHEGGNSNGTQSDADEVSSAKQAKNTLVHQNIRVKIHNIIASANLCVDIDLRLVAISIRNAEYNPSKINTLIVRLNKPKCTALIFKNGRIMLTGTKTKADAIYGCKKIGKIIKLVTNESVKLEGFNIENIIASADCNMPVRLEMLAHDHKEYCNYEPELFAGLVYRYKPTSKLKSVILIFVSGKIIITGCKSVQKLYTVFDDIYNVLLQYRS